The Paenibacillus sp. FSL H7-0357 nucleotide sequence ATTGGATCGGCGGGTATCATTTTATTTTCCTGGGAACAGAGGAAGGTCTGCCAACGTTTTGTAAACTGTCGGACGAGCAGCTTCGATGGCTGGACCGTAAGCTTGGGGAAAAACTGGTGGACGGACACTCGAAGCCTGAGCAGCCTGTTTTTCTCTTCCTGCATCAGCCGCTGAAGGACACTGTAGCCGGATCTTTGGAGTCACAAGAGTGGTATGGCGTCACTCAAGATAAGGAGCTGCGCTCCATCCTGTCCAAATATCCTCAGACACTTCTTTTTACAGGCCATACGCATTGGGAGCTTGAAGTCGACAACACGATGTACCCCGGCAACGGCGAGACGGCTTCCATGTTCAATAGTGCTTCGGTTGCTTACCTCTGGACGAATGCGGATGAACACAAGACCGGCAGCCAAGGGTATTATGTGGAAGTCTATACCGACAAAGTCCTTATAAAGGGACGGGATTTCACTACGGGGAGCTGGATTGAATCGGCGCAGTACGAGGTGGTTACGTCCTTAAATGTACGCAGCTAATACCTTGGCGATGCCCGGAACATCCGGTTACATTGACAAAACAGCTATAACAAAAAGCAGCCTTCTCCCGTTAGTGGTGAAGGCTGCTTTTGCATGTCGGCATCATACCATTAATATCAATAGTCGCTGGGCCGGATTAAAACACTGCAGAGCTTGCTGCGGCTACCTTGCCTCAAAACGCAGGCAAAGCAATCTCCGCATAGTTATCTTCAAGGAATTTCTTCACTTCAGGTCCGCTGATGCGCTTCGCCAGCTTTTGGATGGCATCCGAAGCCTGGTTGTCTTCGCGTGCTACCAGGGTGATGGTGAATTCGGAATCTTCGCGTTCTGTAATCAGTGCATCCTTCTTCGGCGTCAGGCCCAGCGGACTGGCATAAGCCGGAGTCATCGCTACCAGATCGGCGTCGTCCAGCATCCGGGCCAGCATCAGCAGGTCCACTTCCTCGAACTTGTAGTTCTTGGCATTTTCGGTGATGTCAGCCTGTGTAGCCTTAATGCCTACGCCTTCCTTAAGCTTGATGAGTCCAGCGTCCGCGAACATTTGCAGGGAACGTCCAATGTTCGACGGGTCGTTGGCCATTACCAGTGTTGCACCTTCCGGCAGTTCGCTGATCGCCTTGTAACGTTTGGAATACCCGCCGTAAATGGCATCATATACAGGCTGTACAGCGACCAGCTTGGAGCCTTTGCTGGCATTAAACTGCTGCATGTAGGGAACATGCTGGAAGAAGTTCGCATCCACTTCTTTGTTCGCCAGCGCTTCGTTCGGCTGCACATTGTCGGACAGCACCACAACCTCCATATCCACACCGTCTTCCAGCAGCAGCGGTTTCACAATATCAAGAATATCCGTCATCGGCGGAATCAGCGAAGCCACTTTAATCTTTACAGGCTCCTTGCTGTCTGCAGCGGGTGCCTCTGCATTCTCCTTGTTATTTCCACAACCGGCAACGATCAACACAAGCAGTGTAAGCGCGAATAGCATTGTTTTTTTCATGAGTTTAACTAACCCCCAACTTTATATTTTGATTTCAAGGTCATAGATGCTTGCAAATTCCTCAGCGTTTATCCAGCAGTCTCGCCGCAGTGCTGCCTGTAAATTGAATCACCTGCACGAGCACAATCATCACGACAATCGCATAGATCATCACTTCCGTCTCGAAGCGCTGGTACCCGTAACGGATGGCGAAATCGCCTACTCCGCCCCCGCCGACAACGCCCATTACAGTCGAGAACGAAATAAAGCTAATCGTAGAAGCAGTCAATCCAAGCACCAGACCGGAACGGGCCTCCACATAAAGAAACTTGAAAATCAGCGAAACCTTTGAAGCTCCCATAGATAAGGCCGCTTCAATCGTCCCCTTCGGAACCTCCAGCAGCGATTGTTCTACCAGCCGCGAGTAATAGGCAATTGCAACAATAGACAACGGCACAGTAGCCGCTACCGTACCAATCGCCGACCCCACGAGGAAGCGGGTGACGGGAATCAGCGCCACAACAAGCAGCAGGAACGGAAACGAACGGACAACGTTGACGATGCTGTTGAGGACAAGAGACAGCAGCTGATTCTCATACAGCTGGCCTTTGCGGCAAAAATAAAGCAGCGTTCCCAGCGGGAGCCCCAGCAGTACGGCTGCACCTACCGAAATGCCTACCATTACAAAGGTTTCCCCTATTGATTGCCACATTTGATCCTGGTATTTCAGCATATCCTCAAACATAGGCTTCCCCCGCTTTGCCGGTAATTTGCTCACGGTAGGAACCGGTATAGCCGACAGGCGCTGTAAAACCAATCTCCCCGCGGGAGAAGGAATCCACGATTCTGCCCTCTTCCATCACAGATACATCACTGCAGATGCTGCGGACAACATCCAGCTCATGGGTGACGATAACAATCGTGACGCCGAGTGTGCTGTTAATCTCTTTCAGCACAGCAAGTATATCCGCCGTTGTTCCCGGATCAAGCGCCGAGGTCGGCTCATCGCAGAGCAGCAGCTTCGGGCTGTTCGCCAGCGCCCGGGCGATGGCTACCCGCTGCCGCTGCCCGCCGCTGAGCTGGGCGGGATACTGCTCCGCCTTGTCCGCAAGTCCGACGAATTGCAGGCATTCCTCCACCCGCTTCATCCGTTCGCTCCGCGGCATACCGGCCAGCTCCAGCGGAATGGCGACATTCCGGCTGACTGTAGCATTGCCGAGCAGATTAAACTGCTGGAAGATCATACCGATCTTCTGCCTCTCCTCACGCAGAGCCTTTTCCGCCATTCCGGTAAGCTTCTTGCCGTCAACCGTAACATTCCCCTCATCCGGCCGCTCCAGCAGATTGATCAGCCGGAGCAGCGTCGATTTGCCGGCCCCGCTGGCCCCGATGATGCCATGGACAGCTCCTGTCTTCACCTCAAGCGATACCTGCCGGACAGCATGATAGCTGCCTTCCTTCAACTTGAAGCTTTTACTCACCCCACTCAGCGATAGAATATGTAAGCCCCCCTCTCCAGAACGCCTATACTATAGCCTTTTATCGCCTCAAACAGTGTACTATAATTATTTAAAATCTGTTTCATTAAAAATCTCTTTAAATAATAAGGTATTTTGTCGTCTGTGTCATCATTTTTCTCAAAATGATATATCAGCGGCATGGAAGAAAAACATGCCCGCAGAAGTAGAAATTAACAAACAAAAAATCCTCCCGGTCAGGAGGACGCGAACTTCAGACATGAAAGGCTCTTGAGATCCCGTTAATCAGCAAGAACACACCCAAGATTCTCAGTACAACTCTGGAGATTTTGTCATCCTTTTTAAAGATGATTCTCCCAAACGCTCCAATCCATACATTGATGATGAGACCTGCGAGCAGCTCGATGATTCCTGCAAGCTCTGTAATGCCCAATATTATCACTTCCCACTCACCGTTATGATTATAATCATCCCTCTAATCCTCTAAGCTCTTTGCGCATAAATACATAAGCTCCGGCCAGTCCCAAGAATCCAATCCCGGCAAGGGCGATAACTGCTGAACCTATCGAACCGTCCCGGATATTCATAACGGATGTTACTTGGATAACCCATGCCTCGGGTGTGAATTTACCGATAGTCCTCATAACCTTAGGAGCGAGTTGCATGGAGAAGAAGGAACCCCCCAGCATCCCGGTAACCGCGACAATAATGGAAGCTGAGGAGGTAAACTGCTTCTGGCTCTTCATAAATGGAAGGATTAGCATGGTTAATCCGATTAAGGCAAATAAATACATGGCAAGCAGCATAACGAGAACAGGCAGATTATGATTTATCATGTTTATTCTCAGCAGATATTTTCCTGAGAGCAGTATGACTGAAATATAAATAATGCCAAATAAAAACGCTGCAGCCATTTTTGAGAGCAGATATTTCATATAGCTGACGGGTGTGCTCAATAGCCGGTTTACGGTTTTGTTTTCTTTTTCGTCGACCAGCGATCTTAAGCCCTGAACGACCACAAACCAAATGAACATCGCCATAAAGCCTGTAAACCTTTCGGCAGCAGTTTTGTTCTCTCCCTCTTCACCGCTGTTCAGAGTCTGCACATTAATGCTCGGTTTCGAAGCACCTTTTAATGCTGTAAATAAATATCTGGACATAGAATCAGCATTCAGCTGTAAATGGCCGGACATATACTCCGAGTCATTGACTACTTTACGAATTGTGCCAGCTTCACCGGCGATGATCTCTTTCAGCAGCGCCCCCTCGCCGTTCTCCTCATTTTGCACAAAGCTGAGGGGAAGCTCCTGTCCTGACAGCAACATGCTGCTGAAATCCTGCCCGATCACAAATCCAAAAGGAATATCCTGCGCGTTCACCTTATTCTTAATGCTCTTCACATCCGTATTAATCACCCGCAAGCCGCTCTGCTGATTAATCAGCTCTAATAATTGCTTGGAGTAGATGCTGTGATCATCATCTGCAGCATATATAGTATCCGGCATGCTGCCTGTGGAGAACGAGAACAGATACGTTAGAATTAGTGGAAGACCCATCATCGCCAAAACGGCTATTCGATTGCTAAATATCTGTTTCAGCTGATGTTTCAGCATGATGATAAATTGCACGAAAACTCCACCTTCTCCCACTGTATTGACTAATGCATACGATAATACAGATGACTCCCAGCCCTATCAGCTCCAGCAAATCTTTATCCGATCCGGCAAGTCCGTTATTTTGGCTGATACTGAGGTACGCATTAATTGCTTTTCCGTTGGGAAGCAGCCTCTGAACGGTCCGCAGACTTTCCGGCAATTCGCTTCTACTGACAAAACTTCCGCCCAAAAAACTGAAAATATACAGCACAGGTGAAGCCAAGCTGGACACAGTCGTATGGTCTTTGGCAATAAATCCCCAGAGCAGCACAAGACTTCCTATGGCAAAAGCATACACAACCGTTACCATTAAAAGCTCAAGGGGCTGGCCCCAGCTCATTGCGAACACCAGCCAGCTGATGAGAATTACGCAAGACATTTGCAATACAATCGCCAGTATAATTCCGCTCAATTTGCCTACAACATACTGCACATCCCAAGCAGGCGTTGAACGTATTCTGAACAAAGTATGGTTTTGCCGCTCATCTACGATACTGTGCACCAGCACAAAGGCCGTCATAATCGAAAACATAACTACCATGGCAATGGAGTAATACTGTATCGCATCTACCGGCACCGCATCCTTTTGCGTTGAAACCGTCGGGATATCCGGGGAACGGCCGCTGAAATTGAATATATGGCTCTGAAGCTCCGCGATTTGGGCTTGCGGAAGGCCGTTACCGCCGTTTGAGAACTGGAGAACCGCAGACTTCTCTTCATTTAACAGGTTGAGCTGCTCACAGAACTGCTCCAGTATAGTCCTCACGATTGCCGTTTGGAGCGTTTTGGAAGATTCTCCGATCACAACAAGGTTCGCCGCCTCCTGCTTTATTGCAGCATAAGTAAAGTTATCCGGCACATATATAAAAACAGCGGCATGACCGTCTTCGACTCTTTTTTTGCCTTCGTCATAGCTGGCCGCTTCCTGCAAATGTATGACTTTCCGCAGATCTTCCCGCATAAAAACATTCTTTAAGGATTTCCCCAAGGCCAGCGGGCTCCCTTGAGCAGCAACGTTTTTATCCGCATTATAAAAAGCAACGTCAAACGCCTTCACACTGGAGTCTGATCCGCCGAATGCCGTACCCAGAATGAGAATCAGTAGAGAAGGAAACAAAATCAGCTTCAGATAGAACCATTTATTTTTGGTCAGCAACCGGAAATCCAGTAAAAATAATGTGATCAGTTTTCGCATGACATCACCTTCTACTCCTCTCTTAAGGCTTTGCCTGTAATTTGGAGAAAAAGGCTTTCAAGATTCATCTCTTCGTACTTGAATCCGGTTAGCCGGATGCCCAGGTTCCTAATATCATCAACAATGTCAATCACACTTCTCTCCCCGGTAGAGACAAGCATACTAATATGTTTGCCTTCCACGGCTGCCTTGGTGACACCGGAGATTTGCTCGAGCTGGCCCAATGCTGCTTCATTTCCTTCACTATAATCCACCGTCAGCGTATCGCAGGCCTTCAAGTTCAGCTTGAGCTCCTCTTTGCTCCCCAGCGCAATAAGGGAACCATGGTCGATTATCGCAAGCCGCTTGCACAGATACTCCACTTCTTCCATGTAGTGGCTGGTATAGATAACCGTCATGCCTCTGTCCTGGTTTAATTTCTTTACCGTTTCCAGAATATGATGCCTGGACTGGGGGTCGATCCCTACCGTAGGTTCATCTAGTACGAGCAATTTAGGATCATTCATCAACGCGGCACCGATATTGACCCGGCGTTTCATTCCTCCCGACAGCTCGGACACCGCCTGGTTTCTTCGTTCTTTGAGTCCAATGATGTCCAGAACTTCCTCGGTTCTGCTCTTCAATCTGCTGCCGTAAAGTCCATATAGACTGCCAAAGAACTCCAGGTTGTCCTTCGTGCTTAACGCCTGGTACAACGCCAAATCCTGCGGTACAATCCCCATTATTTTCTTGATCTCTCTGGGCTTTCCGCTGAGCGGTTTGTGATCGACAGTGATCGTCCCTGCGGTTGGCCTTAGCACAGTGCTTATCATCGACACCATTGTTGATTTGCCTGCACCATTCGGTCCGAGCAAGCCGAACCTTTCACCGCTTTGCACATTTAACGAAATATCCTTTACAGCCGTAAAATCCTTATATTTCTTCGTCACATGGTTCAGTTCAAGCATCAGCGTGGTCCCCTTTGCGATAACTCTTACTCTGTTATCATTTTATCGCCACGCTTCGAACAGGGATATTCACTTAAGTCCCCAATCAAGGGGTTGCTTTAGTAAGCAATTTCAGTATTACTTTAGTCATATAGGTTAGAGGAAGGAAGGTCAGGAGGAGACAAAACAGCCCCTCTCTCCTGAAAAACGGGTGATCATGCGGAGTTATATATTAAGCTTCTGCAAATACAGGGTCAATTCGGTTCTGTTGTTTAATTCAAGTTTGTTAAGCATTCTGGAAACATAGTTTTTTACCGTGCCTTCTGTAATAAACAGCTCGTTGCTGATGGTTTTGTTGCTTTTTCCCTCCATAATCCCCTTGGCCACCTCAAGCTCTCTTGGCGTGAGCCAGGGGGAGACAGTGGGAGTTCTATTCTCCGTTGGCAAACTATGAATCGTCCCCGCCGAGTTAAGGGCGTCCACCAATTCCCGGGTAATCTGCGGATTCAGCATAATGTTACCCTCGCAGGCCGATCGAATGGCCGCCATGATATCCTCTGAAGCCGAATCCTTAAGGATGTATCCATCCGCTCCATGCTTAAGCCCGGCAAGGATAAACTCCCTGTCATTAAAAGTAGTAAGGATGATTACTTTAACCCCCGGATACCCCTCTTTCACAGCTTTGGTCGCCTCAATCCCATTCATCAGCGGCATTTTGATATCCATCAAAATCACGTCAGGAGAGTAATCGGCCAGCAGCCGGAGTAGTTCCTGTCCATTTGCTGCCTCTCCGATTACCTTTGCATCCGCTTGAAGGCTCAAAACCATTTTCAAGCCTTCCCTGACAATCAGTTGATCGTCTGCAATTATAATACTCACCATAACTGCTGCTCCTCCTTGCCTATGCTAGAAATCAACCATTTTAGGAATATTCGCCTGCACTTTAAAACCTGAATCCTGATTAGAATCAAATTGAACGGTACCGCCCAAAGCGTGAATCCGCTGTTCGATCCCCTGAATTCCGTTCGACTTGATAACCTCCCTGCATCCCGTTCCGTTGTTAGCAATAAGCAATGAAATCTGCCGGGGATTTTTATGAATGGCCAGGGAGAAAAGTGTGGCTTTCCCATGTTTGATTCCATTAGTGATTGATTCCTGAACCGTTTTATAAATGCAGTCTTTAATTTCGAAGTTCACAGCTTCTATGTCCTCATCCATATTGAGTTCAAACCGGGTTTGCCCGGCCGCTTGGAAATGGGCGAAGAGGTTAAGGAGCTGGCGCCGGAGTGAAAGCTCCTGCTCCTGTACGTGATGCTCCTCATTCAGCAGCAGCACAGCCTGTCTGAGCTGCACCATACATTCTCTTGACAGCTGGTAGGATTGGCCAACAACACTCCTGATTTTGTCCGTTTCCAGGTCTACAGCTTTGTGGGCGAATTCTAGATGCATATTTAATGCAGTCAGATAATGCCCCAATGAATCGTGCAGCTCCTGGGCAATCCTTGTTCTTTCTTTGCTCAGCGTCAGCTCTCTGACCGTTACTGAATACTGTTTCAGCGCCAAATTAGCCTTCTCCAGTTCCTGATTCAGCACTTGTGTTCTGGCCTTCTCAATCATAGCATTCCTGAATAGGTAGACAATGGCGAACATGATTGCATAGGAAGTTATTATGTATTTTATTGCGGTATGACCGGCTGCCAGAGAAGCGCTGAAAATCCCCATATGCAACAGCAAAAGAGGCACAGGTACCTTCCGCGTACCCACGATGAGCTCCACAAGCAAAATAATGATATAAAGCTGTGTTCCGGTACAATACACTTTCCACAGCAAAAAACCAGCGCATAAATTGCTCAACACAAAAGAAAAAGACCACAGCGTCCCCGCTACGGATAAGTATCTGCTTCTGGCATAATCATTGATTAGCAGCAGCAAAGCAAAACACGCCAAAAATACCGCTGATCCGGGATCAGCGGCATAATCTTTAAGCAGCACAGCGAATACGGATAATACGGCGAACACTCTGATTATTTTCTCCGCAAACACTCGGACACCTTTGCCCGTAAAGCTTTCCATGGCCGACCCACCTCTTTAGCCACAGTATAGCATACACAGTTTCGGGCTGACGGGACTTACCGCACTTGGAGAGTATTGCAAAATTGAATACAGCAGTGCAGCGGCCCTAAAACGCCCAACTGGGGGGAAATGCCTTAGTTGAATTCTGCGCCGAAACTCCTCCAGCCGTAATCATGGTTTCGTCTGCCTTCTCTCATGCTCCAGTCTCAGCTGTTCCGTACAGCAAGCCGGTTATAAGCAGGTCCCAGGCATAAATATCATTTCTGTAACGTCCGACAACCGTATCAATATGCGACTTCAACCGGGCCAGCAGCGTCTCCTTACTTACCGGACTCCCCGCCTTGTCCTGGAACAGCCAGTCGGTCGTCTGATTATGCCAGACCAGGGTATGGCCGCGCATCTCCAGCTGATGCTTCCGGGCAAAGGCAACCAGCTTGTCCGCCCCACTGAAATCATACACATCCTCTGCCGGATGCAAGCTCTCAAATTTCATTTCGTTCTCTGC carries:
- a CDS encoding metallophosphoesterase family protein, with amino-acid sequence MSTNEPGGPQPLLTFQIITDTHVTADPSHEYNLNFERALQDLAHHAQGSSGIMHIGDITDHGFQEEYEEVHRILQLHQAALPEIRYTLGNHDVGLGHWESRLAMYTSRMEMPGPYHDHWIGGYHFIFLGTEEGLPTFCKLSDEQLRWLDRKLGEKLVDGHSKPEQPVFLFLHQPLKDTVAGSLESQEWYGVTQDKELRSILSKYPQTLLFTGHTHWELEVDNTMYPGNGETASMFNSASVAYLWTNADEHKTGSQGYYVEVYTDKVLIKGRDFTTGSWIESAQYEVVTSLNVRS
- a CDS encoding MetQ/NlpA family ABC transporter substrate-binding protein, whose product is MKKTMLFALTLLVLIVAGCGNNKENAEAPAADSKEPVKIKVASLIPPMTDILDIVKPLLLEDGVDMEVVVLSDNVQPNEALANKEVDANFFQHVPYMQQFNASKGSKLVAVQPVYDAIYGGYSKRYKAISELPEGATLVMANDPSNIGRSLQMFADAGLIKLKEGVGIKATQADITENAKNYKFEEVDLLMLARMLDDADLVAMTPAYASPLGLTPKKDALITEREDSEFTITLVAREDNQASDAIQKLAKRISGPEVKKFLEDNYAEIALPAF
- a CDS encoding methionine ABC transporter permease, giving the protein MFEDMLKYQDQMWQSIGETFVMVGISVGAAVLLGLPLGTLLYFCRKGQLYENQLLSLVLNSIVNVVRSFPFLLLVVALIPVTRFLVGSAIGTVAATVPLSIVAIAYYSRLVEQSLLEVPKGTIEAALSMGASKVSLIFKFLYVEARSGLVLGLTASTISFISFSTVMGVVGGGGVGDFAIRYGYQRFETEVMIYAIVVMIVLVQVIQFTGSTAARLLDKR
- a CDS encoding methionine ABC transporter ATP-binding protein — protein: MLSLSGVSKSFKLKEGSYHAVRQVSLEVKTGAVHGIIGASGAGKSTLLRLINLLERPDEGNVTVDGKKLTGMAEKALREERQKIGMIFQQFNLLGNATVSRNVAIPLELAGMPRSERMKRVEECLQFVGLADKAEQYPAQLSGGQRQRVAIARALANSPKLLLCDEPTSALDPGTTADILAVLKEINSTLGVTIVIVTHELDVVRSICSDVSVMEEGRIVDSFSRGEIGFTAPVGYTGSYREQITGKAGEAYV
- a CDS encoding ABC transporter permease is translated as MQFIIMLKHQLKQIFSNRIAVLAMMGLPLILTYLFSFSTGSMPDTIYAADDDHSIYSKQLLELINQQSGLRVINTDVKSIKNKVNAQDIPFGFVIGQDFSSMLLSGQELPLSFVQNEENGEGALLKEIIAGEAGTIRKVVNDSEYMSGHLQLNADSMSRYLFTALKGASKPSINVQTLNSGEEGENKTAAERFTGFMAMFIWFVVVQGLRSLVDEKENKTVNRLLSTPVSYMKYLLSKMAAAFLFGIIYISVILLSGKYLLRINMINHNLPVLVMLLAMYLFALIGLTMLILPFMKSQKQFTSSASIIVAVTGMLGGSFFSMQLAPKVMRTIGKFTPEAWVIQVTSVMNIRDGSIGSAVIALAGIGFLGLAGAYVFMRKELRGLEG
- a CDS encoding ABC transporter permease — protein: MRKLITLFLLDFRLLTKNKWFYLKLILFPSLLILILGTAFGGSDSSVKAFDVAFYNADKNVAAQGSPLALGKSLKNVFMREDLRKVIHLQEAASYDEGKKRVEDGHAAVFIYVPDNFTYAAIKQEAANLVVIGESSKTLQTAIVRTILEQFCEQLNLLNEEKSAVLQFSNGGNGLPQAQIAELQSHIFNFSGRSPDIPTVSTQKDAVPVDAIQYYSIAMVVMFSIMTAFVLVHSIVDERQNHTLFRIRSTPAWDVQYVVGKLSGIILAIVLQMSCVILISWLVFAMSWGQPLELLMVTVVYAFAIGSLVLLWGFIAKDHTTVSSLASPVLYIFSFLGGSFVSRSELPESLRTVQRLLPNGKAINAYLSISQNNGLAGSDKDLLELIGLGVICIIVCISQYSGRRWSFRAIYHHAETSAETDI
- a CDS encoding ABC transporter ATP-binding protein; the encoded protein is MLELNHVTKKYKDFTAVKDISLNVQSGERFGLLGPNGAGKSTMVSMISTVLRPTAGTITVDHKPLSGKPREIKKIMGIVPQDLALYQALSTKDNLEFFGSLYGLYGSRLKSRTEEVLDIIGLKERRNQAVSELSGGMKRRVNIGAALMNDPKLLVLDEPTVGIDPQSRHHILETVKKLNQDRGMTVIYTSHYMEEVEYLCKRLAIIDHGSLIALGSKEELKLNLKACDTLTVDYSEGNEAALGQLEQISGVTKAAVEGKHISMLVSTGERSVIDIVDDIRNLGIRLTGFKYEEMNLESLFLQITGKALREE
- a CDS encoding response regulator transcription factor — encoded protein: MSIIIADDQLIVREGLKMVLSLQADAKVIGEAANGQELLRLLADYSPDVILMDIKMPLMNGIEATKAVKEGYPGVKVIILTTFNDREFILAGLKHGADGYILKDSASEDIMAAIRSACEGNIMLNPQITRELVDALNSAGTIHSLPTENRTPTVSPWLTPRELEVAKGIMEGKSNKTISNELFITEGTVKNYVSRMLNKLELNNRTELTLYLQKLNI
- a CDS encoding sensor histidine kinase — its product is MESFTGKGVRVFAEKIIRVFAVLSVFAVLLKDYAADPGSAVFLACFALLLLINDYARSRYLSVAGTLWSFSFVLSNLCAGFLLWKVYCTGTQLYIIILLVELIVGTRKVPVPLLLLHMGIFSASLAAGHTAIKYIITSYAIMFAIVYLFRNAMIEKARTQVLNQELEKANLALKQYSVTVRELTLSKERTRIAQELHDSLGHYLTALNMHLEFAHKAVDLETDKIRSVVGQSYQLSRECMVQLRQAVLLLNEEHHVQEQELSLRRQLLNLFAHFQAAGQTRFELNMDEDIEAVNFEIKDCIYKTVQESITNGIKHGKATLFSLAIHKNPRQISLLIANNGTGCREVIKSNGIQGIEQRIHALGGTVQFDSNQDSGFKVQANIPKMVDF